TCCAGCTCATTAACTGTCAGCTTAAATGGCTTCAGCGCCACAGCCTTAGTCGGCAGGTTGCGCTCTGGCATAGCGCCACCACCAACTTTTGACTCAGTATCAATTGTATATACATAGCAGCTTTCAGCAAGAGGCTTTTTGATTTGGCGAACCAGGCGACAGGCCTTTTTAGTAATCGCCTCTAAAGGGGCGCTTAACATTGCCAGCGTCGGTATGGTTTTAAAAACCGCCAGCTGATCATAATATAAGCGCAAAGTGGCCTCCAGACCCGCCAGGGTGAATTTATCTATGCGCAGAGCCCGGTTCATCGGATTTTTCTTAATTTTCGCTATGATATCTTTGGTACCGACAATAAGTCCGGCCTGGGGCCCCCCCAACAGCTTATCACCGCTAAAAGTAACCACATCAACGCCGGAACTAACAACCTCACTCACTGTCGGCTCGTGGCCC
The sequence above is drawn from the Desulfobulbaceae bacterium genome and encodes:
- a CDS encoding L-seryl-tRNA(Sec) selenium transferase, whose protein sequence is GHEPTVSEVVSSGVDVVTFSGDKLLGGPQAGLIVGTKDIIAKIKKNPMNRALRIDKFTLAGLEATLRLYYDQLAVFKTIPTLAMLSAPLEAITKKACRLVRQIKKPLAESCYVYTIDTESKVGGGAMPERNLPTKAVALKPFKLTVNELEESLRKQRIPVIGRIENDQFILDMRTVSDREIVELATCLIGAFVNTKL